In a single window of the Osmerus eperlanus chromosome 2, fOsmEpe2.1, whole genome shotgun sequence genome:
- the LOC134039752 gene encoding GTPase IMAP family member 4-like isoform X2, producing MASLECAASSSGEAPEEPGRPAQEPSVGDPCPGKSCPTKPLPGGLCLKDPGSQQACPGDLRVVLVGKTGSGRSSTGNTILGREAFQVDSSPCSVTLRCDRLTVSVCGRSVSVVDTPGFFNTRLSLREVACEVGHCVLLSSPGPHALLLTLQPGRFTPEEREALHWVRAVFGPAASRYTMVLFTWGDQVGERSVEDYLGASEELREFVSGCQGGYHVLDNSRRGETDVSQVAQLLEKIDKMVEGNGGGCYTCHMYQEAERAIGEAQERILGGERQAGLGEEEEAAGREGRIPEMSTLKLLGSETQGKREEEEKRSKKEEEEKRRKAEKLFWCELVTALGKGAAEGAGVTEKGKGKALKKVKVVERAAALATSPLSITSAAKVVSGAVREGSKVLYKHRKALLH from the exons ATGGCGTCATTGGAATGTGCTGCGTCGAGTTCTG GGGAAGCACCAGAGGAGCCCGGTCGACCAGCTCAGGAACCCAGCGTTGGTGATCCGTGTCCTGGGAAGTCATGTCCTACCAAGCCCCTCCCTGGAGGCCTCTGTCTGAAGGACCCCGGCAGTCAGCAGGCCTGTCCGGGGGATCTGAGGGTTGTGCTGGTGGGGAAGACCGGCTCAGGTAGGAGCTCCACTGGAAACACCATCCTTGGTAGGGAAGCTTTCCAGGTggactcctccccctgctccgtgACCTTGCGCTGTGATAGGCTGACCGTCTCCGTTTGTGGGAGGAGCGTGTCTGTGGTCGACACACCAGGATTCTTCAACACTCGCCTCTCCCTCCGGGAGGTGGCGTGCGAGGTGGGCCACTGtgtgctcctgtcctccccaggACCCCATGCCCTGCTTCTCACCCTCCAGCCCGGCAGGTTCACcccggaggagagagaagccctGCACTGGGTCCGGGCCGTGTTTGGACCTGCAGCCTCCAGGTACACCATGGTTCTGTTCACCTGGGGAGACCAGGTGGGGGAAAGGAGCGTGGAGGACTACCTGGGGGCGAGCGAGGAACTCAGGGAGTTTGTGAGCGGTTGCCAGGGAGGATATCACGTGCTTGAcaacagcaggagaggagaaacagatGTCTCTCAGGTGGCCCAGCTGTTGGAGAAGATCGACAAGATGGTGGAGGGCAACGGCGGAGGGTGCTACACCTGCCACATGTaccaggaggcagagagagccaTCGGGGAGGCGCAGGAGAGGATTCTGGGAGGAGAACGGCAGGCGGgtctgggggaggaagaggaggccgcCGGCAGGGAGGGCAGGATCCCAGAGATGTCAACATTAAAGCTCCTGGGAAGCGAAACCCAGggcaagagggaggaggaggagaagaggagcaagaaggaggaggaagagaagaggaggaaagcagAAAAGCTTTTTTGGTGTGAGCTGGTGACTGCTCTGGGGAAGGGGGCGGCGGAGGGTGCGGGGGTgacagagaaggggaaggggaaggccTTGAAGAAGGTGAAGGTGGTGGAGAGGGCGGCGGCTTTGGCCACTTCACCGCTGTCAATCACCTCAGCTGCCAAGGTGGTGAGCGGGGcggtgagagagggcagcaaagtgctgtacaaacaCCGCAAGGCTCTGCTCCACTGA
- the LOC134039752 gene encoding GTPase IMAP family member 4-like isoform X1, translating to MASLECAASSSAGEAPEEPGRPAQEPSVGDPCPGKSCPTKPLPGGLCLKDPGSQQACPGDLRVVLVGKTGSGRSSTGNTILGREAFQVDSSPCSVTLRCDRLTVSVCGRSVSVVDTPGFFNTRLSLREVACEVGHCVLLSSPGPHALLLTLQPGRFTPEEREALHWVRAVFGPAASRYTMVLFTWGDQVGERSVEDYLGASEELREFVSGCQGGYHVLDNSRRGETDVSQVAQLLEKIDKMVEGNGGGCYTCHMYQEAERAIGEAQERILGGERQAGLGEEEEAAGREGRIPEMSTLKLLGSETQGKREEEEKRSKKEEEEKRRKAEKLFWCELVTALGKGAAEGAGVTEKGKGKALKKVKVVERAAALATSPLSITSAAKVVSGAVREGSKVLYKHRKALLH from the exons ATGGCGTCATTGGAATGTGCTGCGTCGAGTTCTG CAGGGGAAGCACCAGAGGAGCCCGGTCGACCAGCTCAGGAACCCAGCGTTGGTGATCCGTGTCCTGGGAAGTCATGTCCTACCAAGCCCCTCCCTGGAGGCCTCTGTCTGAAGGACCCCGGCAGTCAGCAGGCCTGTCCGGGGGATCTGAGGGTTGTGCTGGTGGGGAAGACCGGCTCAGGTAGGAGCTCCACTGGAAACACCATCCTTGGTAGGGAAGCTTTCCAGGTggactcctccccctgctccgtgACCTTGCGCTGTGATAGGCTGACCGTCTCCGTTTGTGGGAGGAGCGTGTCTGTGGTCGACACACCAGGATTCTTCAACACTCGCCTCTCCCTCCGGGAGGTGGCGTGCGAGGTGGGCCACTGtgtgctcctgtcctccccaggACCCCATGCCCTGCTTCTCACCCTCCAGCCCGGCAGGTTCACcccggaggagagagaagccctGCACTGGGTCCGGGCCGTGTTTGGACCTGCAGCCTCCAGGTACACCATGGTTCTGTTCACCTGGGGAGACCAGGTGGGGGAAAGGAGCGTGGAGGACTACCTGGGGGCGAGCGAGGAACTCAGGGAGTTTGTGAGCGGTTGCCAGGGAGGATATCACGTGCTTGAcaacagcaggagaggagaaacagatGTCTCTCAGGTGGCCCAGCTGTTGGAGAAGATCGACAAGATGGTGGAGGGCAACGGCGGAGGGTGCTACACCTGCCACATGTaccaggaggcagagagagccaTCGGGGAGGCGCAGGAGAGGATTCTGGGAGGAGAACGGCAGGCGGgtctgggggaggaagaggaggccgcCGGCAGGGAGGGCAGGATCCCAGAGATGTCAACATTAAAGCTCCTGGGAAGCGAAACCCAGggcaagagggaggaggaggagaagaggagcaagaaggaggaggaagagaagaggaggaaagcagAAAAGCTTTTTTGGTGTGAGCTGGTGACTGCTCTGGGGAAGGGGGCGGCGGAGGGTGCGGGGGTgacagagaaggggaaggggaaggccTTGAAGAAGGTGAAGGTGGTGGAGAGGGCGGCGGCTTTGGCCACTTCACCGCTGTCAATCACCTCAGCTGCCAAGGTGGTGAGCGGGGcggtgagagagggcagcaaagtgctgtacaaacaCCGCAAGGCTCTGCTCCACTGA
- the kdelr3 gene encoding ER lumen protein-retaining receptor 3, giving the protein MNIFRLAGDVSHLVAIIILFTKIWRSRSCAGISGKSQVLFALVFTTRYLDLITTFISAYNTVMKVVFLGLAYATVYLIYVRFRNTFDSENDSFRVEFLLVPVAGLSFLENYAFAPLEILWTFSIYLESVAILPQLFMITNTGEAESITTHYLFFLGLYRTLYLANWVWRYHTEGFFDQIAVVSGVVQTIFYCDFFYLYFTRVLRGSKSMSLPMPV; this is encoded by the exons ATGAACATTTTTCGTCTAGCTGGTGACGTGTCGCATCTTGTTGCTATTATTATTCTGTTTACAAAGATATGGAGATCCCGATCGTGTGCTG GGATCTCGGGAAAGTCCCAGGTGCTGTTTGCTCTGGTGTTTACAACCAGGTACCTGGACCTGATCACCACCTTCATCTCTGCCTACAATACAGTCATGAAG GTGGTGTTCCTGGGGCTCGCCTACGCCACAGTCTACCTGATCTACGTCCGCTTCAGGAACACCTTCGACTCAGAGAACGACTCGTTCCGCGTTGAGTTCCTGTTGGTTCCTGTGGCTGGCCTGTCCTTCCTGGAGAACTATGCTTTCGCTCCATTAGAG ATCTTGTGGACCTTCTCCATCTATCTGGAGTCGGTGGCCATCTTGCCACAGCTGTTCATGATCACCAACACCGGGGAGGCGGAGTCTATCACCACCCACTACCTGTTCTTCCTGGGTCTGTACCGCACGCTCTACCTGGCCAACTGGGTGTGGCGCTATCACACCGAGGGCTTCTTTGACCAGATCGCCGTGGTGTCCGGTGTGGTGCAGACCATCTTTTACTGCGACTTCTTCTATCTCTACTTCAccaggg TGTTAAGAGGAAGCAAGAGCATGAGCCTGCCCATGCCGGTGTGA
- the kcnj4 gene encoding ATP-sensitive inward rectifier potassium channel 12 isoform X1, with protein MGTNRANRYSIVSADEEGLKISRLGLHNGHGSPSRQLRSSASTEEGRGSLASCSRAPGMNSYNGKVSTAGSSQLRSRFVKKNGHCNVVFSNMEDKGQRYLADIFTTCVDIRWRYLLLLFCSTFLVSWLFFGIIFYSVSLVHGDFDEHPGAGTAPGVGGGAEGGGAVGGKVGQRLWQPCLLHVQGFVGAFLFSIETQTTIGYGWRCVTEECPVAVVTVVVQSIVGCIIDSFMIGTIMAKMARPKKRNQTLMFSKNAVIAMRDGKLCLMWRVGNLRKSHIVEAHVRAQLIRPYTTAEGEFIPLEQMDLNVGYDEGIDRLFLVSPLVIVHEIDEDSPLYTLSRAELETDNFEVVVILEGMVEATAMTTQTRSSYLTTEILWGHRFEPVIFEDRDRYQVDYSRFHKTYEVSSTPHCSAKELDEAAGRRPPTASPSVSRTIQSSCPRSPSAFCYENEVALSAGEEDEDELFEPAGERQKEDERRSSVTVDFQRMFQDTPTVTSGSNMLCVLDMDNQMEFDMLQTTLPLDPLTYKSESEI; from the exons ATGGGAACAAATCGGGCTAACAG ATACAGCATCGTTTCAGCAGACGAGGAGGGCTTGAAGATCTCCAGGCTGGGGCTCCACAACGGCCACGGCTCCCCCAGCCGGCAGCTGCGTTCCTCGGCCTCGACCGAGGAGGGCCGGGGCTCCTTGGCGTCCTGCTCCAGGGCTCCCGGGATGAACAGCTACAACGGCAAGGTGTCGACCGCGGGCTCCAGCCAGCTGCGGAGCCGCTTCGTGAAGAAGAATGGCCACTGCAACGTCGTGTTCTCCAACATGGAGGACAAGGGCCAGCGCTACCTGGCCGACATCTTCACCACCTGCGTGGATATCCGCTGGAGGTACCTGCTCCTGCTCTTCTGCTCCACCTTCCTCGTCTCCTGGCTCTTCTTCGGGATCATCTTCTACAGTGTGTCCTTGGTCCATGGGGACTTCGACGAGCACCCTGGGGCAGGGACTGCTCccggggtgggtggaggtgcgGAAGGAGGGGGTGCCGTTGGCGGCAAGGTGGGGCAGAGACTGTGGcagccctgcctcctccacgTCCAGGGGTTTGTGGGAGCGTTCCTGTTCTCCATCGAGACCCAGACCACCATCGGCTACGGGTGGCGCTGCGTGACCGAGGAGTGCCCCGTCGCCGTGGTCACAGTAGTGGTCCAGTCCATCGTGGGGTGCATCATTGACTCTTTCATGATCGGCACCATCATGGCCAAGATGGCGCGGCCCAAGAAGAGGAACCAGACGTTGATGTTCTCTAAGAACGCCGTGATCGCCATGCGGGACGGGAAGCTGTGCCTGATGTGGCGTGTGGGGAACCTCCGCAAGAGCCACATCGTGGAGGCTCACGTCCGCGCCCAGCTAATACGGCCCTACACCACGGCCGAGGGGGAGTTCATCCCCCTGGAGCAGATGGACCTGAACGTGGGCTACGACGAGGGCATAGACCGCCTCTTCTTGGTGTCGCCGCTGGTCATCGTCCACGAGATCGACGAGGACAGCCCCCTGTACACCCTGAGCCGGGCGGAGCTGGAGACAGACAACTTTGAGGTGGTGGTGATCCTGGAGGGCATGGTGGAGGCCACGGCCATGACCACCCAGACACGCAGCTCCTACCTGACCACGGAGATCCTCTGGGGCCACAGGTTCGAGCCGGTCATCTTCGAGGACCGCGACCGCTACCAGGTGGACTACTCCCGTTTCCACAAGACCTACGAGGTCTCGTCCACGCCGCACTGCAGCGCCAAGGAGCTGGACGAAGCCGCCGGCCGCCGCCCCCCCACCGCCTCGCCCTCCGTTTCTAGAACGATCCAGAGCTCCTGCCCTCGATCGCCCAGCGCCTTCTGCTACGAGAACGAGGTGGCGCTGAGCgcgggagaggaggacgaggacgagctGTTCGAGCCGGCgggggagaggcagaaggaggacgagaggaggagttCGGTCACGGTGGATTTCCAAAGGATGTTCCAGGACACGCCCACCGTGACGTCCGGCAgcaacatgctgtgtgttctggaCATGGACAATCAGATGGAGTTTGACATGTTACAGACTACCCTCCCACTCGACCCTCTCACATACAAGAgtgagtctgagatctga
- the kcnj4 gene encoding inward rectifier potassium channel 4 isoform X2: protein MNSYNGKVSTAGSSQLRSRFVKKNGHCNVVFSNMEDKGQRYLADIFTTCVDIRWRYLLLLFCSTFLVSWLFFGIIFYSVSLVHGDFDEHPGAGTAPGVGGGAEGGGAVGGKVGQRLWQPCLLHVQGFVGAFLFSIETQTTIGYGWRCVTEECPVAVVTVVVQSIVGCIIDSFMIGTIMAKMARPKKRNQTLMFSKNAVIAMRDGKLCLMWRVGNLRKSHIVEAHVRAQLIRPYTTAEGEFIPLEQMDLNVGYDEGIDRLFLVSPLVIVHEIDEDSPLYTLSRAELETDNFEVVVILEGMVEATAMTTQTRSSYLTTEILWGHRFEPVIFEDRDRYQVDYSRFHKTYEVSSTPHCSAKELDEAAGRRPPTASPSVSRTIQSSCPRSPSAFCYENEVALSAGEEDEDELFEPAGERQKEDERRSSVTVDFQRMFQDTPTVTSGSNMLCVLDMDNQMEFDMLQTTLPLDPLTYKSESEI, encoded by the coding sequence ATGAACAGCTACAACGGCAAGGTGTCGACCGCGGGCTCCAGCCAGCTGCGGAGCCGCTTCGTGAAGAAGAATGGCCACTGCAACGTCGTGTTCTCCAACATGGAGGACAAGGGCCAGCGCTACCTGGCCGACATCTTCACCACCTGCGTGGATATCCGCTGGAGGTACCTGCTCCTGCTCTTCTGCTCCACCTTCCTCGTCTCCTGGCTCTTCTTCGGGATCATCTTCTACAGTGTGTCCTTGGTCCATGGGGACTTCGACGAGCACCCTGGGGCAGGGACTGCTCccggggtgggtggaggtgcgGAAGGAGGGGGTGCCGTTGGCGGCAAGGTGGGGCAGAGACTGTGGcagccctgcctcctccacgTCCAGGGGTTTGTGGGAGCGTTCCTGTTCTCCATCGAGACCCAGACCACCATCGGCTACGGGTGGCGCTGCGTGACCGAGGAGTGCCCCGTCGCCGTGGTCACAGTAGTGGTCCAGTCCATCGTGGGGTGCATCATTGACTCTTTCATGATCGGCACCATCATGGCCAAGATGGCGCGGCCCAAGAAGAGGAACCAGACGTTGATGTTCTCTAAGAACGCCGTGATCGCCATGCGGGACGGGAAGCTGTGCCTGATGTGGCGTGTGGGGAACCTCCGCAAGAGCCACATCGTGGAGGCTCACGTCCGCGCCCAGCTAATACGGCCCTACACCACGGCCGAGGGGGAGTTCATCCCCCTGGAGCAGATGGACCTGAACGTGGGCTACGACGAGGGCATAGACCGCCTCTTCTTGGTGTCGCCGCTGGTCATCGTCCACGAGATCGACGAGGACAGCCCCCTGTACACCCTGAGCCGGGCGGAGCTGGAGACAGACAACTTTGAGGTGGTGGTGATCCTGGAGGGCATGGTGGAGGCCACGGCCATGACCACCCAGACACGCAGCTCCTACCTGACCACGGAGATCCTCTGGGGCCACAGGTTCGAGCCGGTCATCTTCGAGGACCGCGACCGCTACCAGGTGGACTACTCCCGTTTCCACAAGACCTACGAGGTCTCGTCCACGCCGCACTGCAGCGCCAAGGAGCTGGACGAAGCCGCCGGCCGCCGCCCCCCCACCGCCTCGCCCTCCGTTTCTAGAACGATCCAGAGCTCCTGCCCTCGATCGCCCAGCGCCTTCTGCTACGAGAACGAGGTGGCGCTGAGCgcgggagaggaggacgaggacgagctGTTCGAGCCGGCgggggagaggcagaaggaggacgagaggaggagttCGGTCACGGTGGATTTCCAAAGGATGTTCCAGGACACGCCCACCGTGACGTCCGGCAgcaacatgctgtgtgttctggaCATGGACAATCAGATGGAGTTTGACATGTTACAGACTACCCTCCCACTCGACCCTCTCACATACAAGAgtgagtctgagatctga